Genomic segment of Sulfitobacter sp. S223:
ATGGCGATGGTGGGGCCATCAACATCGGTGGCGCATTTCAGGGTGGGGGTACTTTGCCAAGCGCGCTTTATCTAGGGGTGGACGTTGAAACCGTCATCACCGCTGATGCGGGACAAGCTGGAGAAGGCGGGCGCGTCATCCTTTGGTCCGATATCAGGACAGATTTTGCGGGCCAGATTTCTGCCCGCGGTGGCACAGTTGGTGGTGACGGGGGTTTTGTCGAAGTCTCGGGAAAACGCACGCTGGCATTCAGCGGTGAGGTCGACACGCGTGCGCCGCAGGGGGCGACAGGTACGCTGCTGTTAGATCCGCATAACCTGACGATCGCCGAAGATGCCTCATCCGGCATCGCGGATGTCGGAGATGGCACCATCGAATATGCGGCGAACGAAGACGATGCGATCCTGTCGGTTGATCTGCTTGAACGGAACCTGCTTAGCAACAATGTCACGGTCTCAACTCCGGATGATGGCGAACCCACGGACACGCAGAATGGCAACATCACTGTAGCATCTGAAATCAACTGGGATTCCGATAGGCATCCTGACATTCCTTGCTGACGGCGACGTCATTTTGAACGCTGGCGTTGACGGCGTGCTTGGCGCGTTCGAGATCAGCGCGGGAGGTGTCATAACCACTGGTGCCGATGGGTTTGTAAACGTCGGGTCGGTTCAATCTGGCTGAAGGTGACTGGGTGCAGATCGGTGGGGCCATACCTGAATTCAACGCGACTGATTTTCGAATTGCACAGAACGTAGATACTTCATTCCTTCGGGCGGAACCGCGGCGACGGTACCGCTGCCGATCCCTATCAACTAACGGACATATACGGCGTTCAGGGCATCGGCTCGCAATCATTGCTGGACCAGAGCTTTGCGCTTGGTAGTAATATCGATGCAACCGGTACTGCGGTCTGGAACGGCTCCGAAGGGTTTGCCCCGATTGAGGGGCTCGGCTTTTCCGGGTTTAGCGGTTCTCTTGATGGTCAAGGCAATACAATCACAGGCCTGACGATGAATAAATCAGGCGCTGGCATGTTTGCGCTGACGAATGCCGGGGCCGAAATTTCCAATTTGAATTTGTCCGAAGTTTCCATGACGGGGACCGGTACGATGGGTGCGCTGGCGGCCCTTGCGATCAACACAACCATCGACAACGTCGCGGTCGACGGTGCGTTGGGCGTTGTCATTTCCCGAAACCGTTGGTGGCATCGTCGGGGAACTGCGGGGCGCAAGATCAGTCGTGAGCAACAGCAGTTATACCGGGACGATCACGACGACCAACAATACCGATTTAGCGTTTAGTTTGGGCGGTCTTGTAGGTGCCTCTGCCGGGACGGTCGATAATAGCAGCTTCGATGGGACCATAATCGAGCGCGGTCTTACGTTGAGTTTGCGCAGTGTTGGTGGCGGCGTCGGGACCAATCGCGGGATCGTAAGCAACGTCACCACAGCAGGGGACATGCAAATCGAGGGGACCGGAGGTACACTTCGATTGGGTGGCCTTGTGGGTGATAACCGATCTTTCGAAGGCATTGCGGGATCCGAAAGCAACATCGCGGTTGGTGTCGTGAACCCGACAGACGATGAAATCCACGCTGGCGGCCCTAACGGGGTGGAATATTGGAAGCATCACAGACTCCCGCTCGACGTCGACTGTGACGGTATCCAGCGGCAGCGAAGTGCTATCGATTGGCGGGCTGATCGGTTTCAACAATAATTCGCCGGTGCGACCTGTCGAAGGCGTGGCTGCGTCCGGCGCCGTGACCGTAACCGGAACCGCCGCAGACAATGGTGGTACCGCACATGTTGGCGGGCTGGTCGGAGAAAATCTCGGCACCATCGCACAGGGTGCGGCCTCGGGGGATGTTTACGTATTTGCCGGGCTGACGCAATTCTCCGTAGGTGGCTTTGCCGGGGCGAACAATCAATCGGAATCGGCGGGGGAGCTGTCATCGTCTATCGCCAGTGGTAGTGTTGAACTGGTCTCGGAATACGGTGGCAGCGTCGGCGGCTTCGTCGGCGAAAACGGAGGAAGCATCACAGACGCGGTCGCTACGGGCGATGTCGAATTCGCCGTACCACTTCCAGAGGCAGGACCGCTTAACCGCGCCTATGTGGGCGGATTTGCAGGGCTTAACGCAGGCATAGCCGAACGGACCGTTGCGCGTGGCAACGTAAGCGCTGCTACCAGCTTGACCAACGCGGATGTCGGTGGCCACACCGGATACAACATCTTTGCAACAATTCTGGACAGCTACGCCAATGGCGATGTGCGGCTGGCTTCAAACGTGGATGGCACAGTCGGCGGCCTTGTTGGCACAACCGCTGAGGGCGATATTACAAATACATATGCCAGCGGAGCCGTCAGCACTCTGGGGGGAGGGGGCGATAGCTCGTTTGCTTTGGCTGCCGGAGGTCTGATTGGCCAGAACATTGATGATGGGGAGCTAGCCCCGACAACAGTTACCGCGTCCTATTGGGATACGGTGGCATCAGGGCAAGCTGACGGGGGCGACCTGACCCTTGGATTTGGCCTGACGACAGATCAACTGGAGGCCACTGCGTCCTTCTTCGAATTTGCGCAGGCGCAGGGCTGGAACTTTGACGCGGTATGGGCACCGGGCGCGGCAGGCCGCTATCCATCGATCTATACGGTCGACCGCGTTGTCTTTGCGCGACCCGACGCGTTGGAACTCACCTACGGTCAGACAACGGACGCCACAGCGACTGGCATCGTGGCGGGTGGGCCTGAGTTATATGTCTTTGCCGAAGTCGCAGAGACCCTTGATACGACACCTGTCTTCGCGACGTTGACTTTCAGTGATAACCTGGTTGGCGCTCAAACCTTTTGCTGTTGATACCTCTCCTCTAAGTAGTTCGCGCTTGCAGGAATATTCCGTTGTGGCGTTGGAGGGGGCGGCTGTGATTATCCCCGCACCGCTGACGCTGACGGCAAATGACGCCACCAAGACCTACGGTACGGCGCTGGCCTTTGACGGCACGGAGTTTGCTGTGACGGAGGGGACGCTGTTCTTTGGCGACACGGTCGACACGATCACGCTAGGCTCTGCCGGAGCGGTGGACACGGCGCAGGTCGCTGGCAGCCCCTACGCGATCACGGCGGATGGGCCGGTCACCGGCAGCGGCACAGACAATTACGCGATCAGCTACGTCGACGGAGCGCTCACGGTCACCCCCGCGCCCCTGACGCTGACGGCAGATGACGCCACCAAGACCTACGGCACGGCGCTGGCCTTTGACGGCACGGAGTTTGCTGTGACGGAGGGGGCGCTGTTCTTCGGCGACACGGTCGACACGATCACGCTAGGCTCTGCCGGAGCGGTGGACACGGCGCAGGTCGCTGGCAGCCCCTACGCGATCACGGCGGATGGGCCGGTCACCGGCAGCGGCACAGACAATTACGCGATCAGCTACGTCGACGGAGCGCTCACGGTCACCCCCGCGCCCCTGACGCTGACGGCAGATGACGCCACCAAGACCTACGGCACGGCGCTGGCCTTTGACGGCACGGAGTTTGCTGTGACGGAGGGGGCGCTGTTCTTCGGCGACACGGTCGACACGATCACGCTAGGCTCTGCCGGAGCGGTGGACACGGCGCAGGTCGCTGGCAGCCCCTACGCGATCACGGCGGATGGGCCGGTCACCGGCAGCGGCACAGACAATTACGCGATCAGCTACGTCGACGGAGCGCTCACGGTCACCCCCGCGCCCCTGACGCTGACGGCAGATGACGCCACCAAGACCTACGGCACGGCGCTGGCCTTTGACGGCACGGAGTTTGCTGTGACGGAGGGGACGCTGTTCTTTGGCGACACGGTCGACACGATCACGCTAGGCTCTGCCGGAGCGGTGGACACGGCGCAGGTCGCTGGCAGCCCCTACGCGATCACGGCGGATGGGCCGGTCACCGGCAGCGGCACAGACAATTACGCGATCAGCTACGTCGACGGAGCGCTCACGGTCACCCCCGCGCCCCTGACGCTGACGGCAGATGACGCCACCAAGACCTACGGCACGGCGCTGGCCTTTGACGGCACGGAGTTTGCTGTGACGGAGGGGGCGCTGTTCTTCGGCGACACGGTCGACACGATCACGCTAGGCTCTGCCGGAGCGGTGGACACGGCGCAGGTCGCTGGCAGCCCCTACGCGATCACGGCGGATGGGCCAGTCACCGGCAGCGGCACAGACAATTACGCGATCAGCTATGTCGATGGCGCGCTCACGGTCACCCCCGCACCGCTGACGCTGACGGCAAATGACGCCACCAAGACCTACGGCACGGCGCTGGCCTTTGACGGCACGGAGTTTGCTGTGACGGATGGGACGCTGTTCTTTGGCGACACGGTCGACACGATCACGCTAGGCTCTGCCGGAGCGGTGGACACGGCGCAGGTCGCTGGCAGCCCCTACGCGATCACGGCGGATGGGCCGGTCACCGGCAGCGGCACAGACAATTACGCGATCAGCTATGTCGACGGAGCGCTCACGGTCACCCCCGCACCGCTGACGCTGACGGCAGATGACGCCACCAAGACCTACGGCACGGCGCTGGCCTTTGACGGCACGGAGTTTCTGGCTGAAGGACTGCTTCTTGATGACACTGTCGCTTTGGTGGCGTTGGATAGTGATGGGGCCGCTGCGGACGCTTCGGCGATTGGCAGCCCTTATGATATTGTGATTGAGGAGGTTGTTGAAAGTGAAGGTTTGCCCAATTACGATATCACTTTCGTGAATGGTGCGCTTACAGTTTCGGGATTGGTCACCACACCCATTCCTTCCCCGCTGCCGAATGTAACTTTGCCTCAGCCCGCCGACACCATCGTGCTGACCTTACCGGATGACAGCACGCAGCCAGCAGGGACCGGAACGGCGCAGGCAAGCAGCTCGGCCTCTCTGGGGCAGGCGACCGAAACACTGGCCGATGTACGGCAGATTGCGACCACGTTGGAAATTGCGGCTGCGGCTTGCGATGATGGTTCCGATAACGTCGATCAATACTTGGCCTGTCTGACGGATGCGCTTGACGACTTTGCGGATGAGCTTGACGATATTTCAACCGACCTGCCCCCTGGGCTGCAGGATGTTGCACGCATCGTGCGGGACGCACGCCAGAACGTTGAAAACGCGCGCCTGCGGGCTCGGTCACGCCTTGCAACTGCCACCTCTGATGCGGAGCGCGAAGCAATCCTTCGCGACGCTGTAGGTGAGGCCCGCGTTGCCCTGAGCGCGGCTGCAACTGATATTCGCAAAGCCATCACGTTTGTGAGGGCCGACGATCCGGAGCTGGCCGCCGTGCAGCGTGCGACCATCACAACAGTGGCCTCGGCGATTGATAACGTTTCAATCGAATTGAGCCGCGCGGTCGGACTATGAGAAACCCATGCGACTGATATTTGTTTTCTGCGTGCTTTGGCTGAACTTTGCAGGGGCGGCCAAAGCAGAGACACGTGTTGCGCTGGTGATCGGTAATTCGGACTACAAGAATATTGCCACGCTGGAAAACCCCCGCAATGACGCGCTGGATATTTCAGTGGCCCTGGAGGGATTGGGTTTTGACGTCACATTGGAAATCGACGCCACGCAGGCGCGATTTGCGAACCTGATCACAGCATTCGGTGAAAAGGCAAAGTCAGCGGATGTTGTGCTTTTGTATTATGCGGGCCACGGGTTTCAGGTGGACGGGCGCAACTATGTGGTTCCGACAGATGCTGCGATTTCTAAGGCTGCGGATGTGACGCGGGAAACGTTACAGCTGGATCAGCTGCTGCGTGCGATGGAACGATCGGATGGCGTGAAGCTGGTGTTTCTGGATGCCTGTCGGGACAATCCTTTTGGCGTGGCAATCGAAGATCCACGCGTTGGAAAGGGTCTGGCGCGGGTGGGGACTGCGGCGAACTTTCTTTTCTCATATGCCACACAGCCGGACAACGTTGCCTATGATGGAACGGGCCGAAACAGCTTTTTCACCGAAGCGATGCTGCATCATATCTATACGGCGGGGCAGGATGTGGCGCAGATGATGATTGGCGTTCGTCGCGATGTTTTGGCGGCAACCGGTGGCAAGCAAATCCCGTGGGAAAATTCGTCGCTGACCCGCAGCTTTCAGTTTAACATCAGCCCGGAAACAATTTCCGAAGAAAGCATGCTCTATCAGATTGCGGTGGACGAACGCGACCCAGATTTGTTGAACCTTTATGTTGATCGCTATCCGGCGGGTTCCCATGCAGCAGAGGCGTTGGCATTTCTGGAAACAGGGACGCAGACCCGTGCGATTGAGCGGCGCGATGAAGCTGACCGCACGCAAAGGCTGTGGGAGCTGGCCCGCAGAAGCCGGATGCGGCCCTTGCTTGAGCTGTATGTCAGCCGTTATCCGGATGCGCCAAACCGCCAAGAGGCGGAGCGTCTGCTAAGCAATATCCCACGGCCAGAAGACGCAACAGCGGGTAAAATTTGCGAACGGCTGGCCACCCATCCAAGGGATGCAACAGCTGAAAACGAGGGCGTGCCGCTATCGCGGTTGCAGCAAAATGCTGTCGCTGCAATTCAGGCTTGTAGTGCGGCGGCGTCACGCACACCGGAACTGCCGCATTACGTCGCGCTTTTGGCGCGGGCCACCGCGGCGGCCGGTGATCTGGAGCGTGCGATTGTGCTGTATCGTGATGCGGCAAGCCGTGGCGATCTGCGCGCGATGGTCAGTCTTGCCCAGCTAAACGAAAACGGCACCGCAATGAAAAAAGATTCCGCGTGGGCGCTGGCCTTGTACGAACAGGCTGCCAAAGGTGGCAGCCATGATGCAATGATCAATCTGGCGATCACCCTCTTAGAAGGGCGGACGGTTGCCGCTGATCCTGCACGCGCCATCACATTGTTAAAACAAGCGTCCGATGAAGGATCGGCCAAGGCGACTTTCAACCTTGGTGTGCTGGCACAGGACGGCATGGCTGATGGGCCAGAAGCGGCGTTAGAGTATTTCGAACGCGCAGCGCGGGATGGCGAGGTGGCGGGCTACCGCGCCGCAGCAATTCTGCTCGACGAGGGACGAGGCATATCGCGCAATCCCTCAAAGGCAGCGACAATGTTGCTTCGTGGTGCAGCGGAGGACCGCGGCGATATCCTGCGCCAGTTGACGACTGCGTCCGACCAATGGTCGCCCGACACGATCCGCGCTGTTCAAGGGTTGCTCAAGGAAGCCGGATATTATGCGGCGGCGGTGGATGGCTTGCCGGGGCCGAGTTTTACAGCAGCACTTGAAAAATGGCGCAATGGCGGATTCGAGGCGGCGATACTGAACTGAATAGGACTACTTTCAAACACTGCCGCATCAAGGCCGCGCGTCGATGATGCGCGAGGCGACACCAACGATTTCTCCCTCTCGCCCTTCAAGTGTTTCCGCCAACGCTTCAGCTAATGACGTGACGCTTTCATCGCGAGGTCGGCGCATATCGAACAACGGGGTTTTCGACAGGATCGCAACAATCTCTGACTTGCCATAGCTTTCTGAATCAACCTGAATGGCAAGGCGCGTCGGGTCATCCTGCAATGCCGAGATCGGCCATAACACACGAATTTGCCGCAGCCCGTTTTCAACCATGCCAAGTTCGTCAATCATATGTTCGGTCTGGTTGATGTTTGGCAGAATATTAAAGACTTTGCCGGTGTTATCCACCACTATGACCCAAAGCGAGGCACCGCTAATCGTAGCAGGAAGGTGCACATCTACCACCGGGTTTTCGCCGGTATGGTAAATGCCGCTCATCACCGCTTCGCCTGTTGCTGCGCGCCCTAACAAAATGGAAACCGCAGCCGAAGTCGCAGCGGGCATCACCGCGCGGATCGCACACAGGTCAGAATTGAGCACAGTTGTTTCGACCCGCAGCGCGCGTTCGCCGATCATCGGAGTCAGAACGTTTCGCACGGCTTCAACGTCTTCCGGCTTCGCAAGATCGCCGGTTACAGTAACGGGATCAAACATTGCGTAGCTGTCGTTTTCTGCGCCAAGCAGGGACAGCGTGCCGCATGTCGCATATTCAGCCAGTATGTTCTGCAAGACACCGGTGTTTAGGGTTTCGGGGCCTGCAAGGATGCTGCTTTGCAATTGCATACCGCTGCGTGTGGTCCAGTTTTGCAAGGCTGCGATCATCGCATCGCGCGTAGGCGCGTCAGGCGCCAGCGCCGAAAGCGCGACGTCATCATCCGCTACATCAAGCTGCCAGTCGGACAGGGGCTCCAAAAGGGTTACTAACTCGGCTACTTCTTCGGGCCACGCGGGGTCGGGCAGGCCATCTGCGATCACCACCGCGCCTTCAGGCGCGGGCTCGCCTGTGGTGCCCGAATACGCCGCGCGCAACAACGCCGCACTGTCTGCGTCGGGGGCGTGACCGACAAATGTGCTGCCATCAGCACCATCCGTTGCGCTGAGAGTATAGGGGCTGACCAAAGGCAGGGCAGGGGTGAAAACTGTATCAAGCGCGCCGGACAGATAGATCCCTGCGCCGATGACCACGACGGCAATTGCGCCAGACGCCAGCATCCCGGCGCGGCGATTTTTCTTTCTCTGCGGTCCCTTGCCCTTATGGGTATCGGGTTTAAGCCAGCGATCTAGCTGATCCTGCGCAGCAAGTGCGGTCGCAGGCCGGTCGTCGGGGTTTGGCGCGCTGAGCAAAGTGATCAAATCCGCAAGCGGAGATGCGATGCCAGATACATCCAGCGGGTTTCGCTTAAATCGGACTACATCGCCTGGATTGTTTCCCACGTCGGGCACTTCGCGCCGCGCCACGGCCAATAGCGACGCCCCGAGCGCGTATAAATCTGCGCGAAAATCGGCCTGACCATCAAGCTGCTCAGGCGCGGAGTATTCATATTTGCCCGCAAACGTATTGCCGACAATTGTGCGGGCCCCCGCTGCGGTATCCTTGGCAATGCCGAAGTCTATGATTGTCGCCCGTTCGGCCTCCCCCCCGCGCAGGATAATATTATCAGGCGATAAATCGCGGTGAACGATGCCTTGAGCGTGGGTCGCGTCAAGGCCTGACAAAACGCGGTGCGCCACGATCAGTAGTTCGCGATCACTGACCTGCCTTTCAAACATCAACTCGCTCAGAGGGGTGCCTTCGACGTAGTCCATCACCAAAAACACATGCCCGTCATCTGTGCGCGAACATTCAGAATAGCGCACCACCGCGTCATGCATGATATTGCGCATCTGCTCTTCGCGCTTCATCAGTTCCAGATAATCGGCGTTCCCTGAGAACTGTGCGCTTAGCGCCTTGATCGCTGACTTCCGGTCCGTAATCTGGTTTGTCGCCAGATACACTTCGCCCGTGCCGCCGCGGCCCAACACGCCCTCAATCTCATAAGTGTTGTTAAGCACTTGGCCTGTTTGGAAGATGTCAGAAGGCTTGGGATCTTTCATCAAATGATCCTCTCTTCGTAAGAAATATTCAAAAGTGTCGATTCAAAATGATTTTGAGTCTACCATAGCGGGAGAGTCTATTTTGACCAAATCCAGAGTTTTGTTTTTTTATTAATTTAATTTCATCGGAGGGTGTCCCGATATGTCCGCACGCGGATCCAATGAGACCATCAAACGTAAAGAACTGGTTGGCAAGTTGAACGCGACCTGTTTGAAGAGCTTTTCCGAGGCTGCGCAGTCCGCGAAACGGCGAGGAAATCCCTATGTGGAGCTGGTGCATTTCATCACCGCCCTTGCCGATACCGAGGGGTCTGACCTTGCATTGCTGATGCAGGTCGCGGGCGTGGACCGGCATAAATTTGACGGGGATATTCTGAAAGCGACGGATGCCTTGCCCCACGGGGCCGGATCAGTCGAAGAGTTTTCAGATCATATCTTTCGCGCGATACAAGAAGCGTGGAATTACGCGACCTTCGAGTTCGGCGATGACACCGTCCGGTCTGCCTATGTGATCCTGGCAGCGTTAAAAGTGCCGGTACTTGAGGGATTGTTGTTCAAGATCAGCCTTGAATTTGATAAATTTGACGTCGCTTCAATGGCATCGGATTTGGAAAATCTGCTGTCGGATTCGATCGAACGCAGCGCCGACGCAGCCGAGCCGGCAGCCTCTGGCAAAAAGAAAGCTCCGGGCGGGAAATCGGCGCTAGACCTATATGCGACCAACTTGACCGAGCGTGCGCGCACTGGAAAAATGGACCCGGTGGTGGGGCGCGATCCGGAAATTCGCCAGATCGTCGACATCCTGATGCGGCGCAAGCAGAACAATCCCATCCTTACCGGCGAAGCGGGCGTGGGCAAAACGGCAGTGGTGGAAGGATTTGCGCAACGGCTGGCCAAAGGCGATGTGCCGCCCCAGTTGCGGAACGTCGAATTACAGATGCTTGATATCGGCCTGATGCAAGCGGGCGCCAGTGTGAAGGGTGAATTCGAAAAGCGGTTAAAAGCCGTGATCGAAGAGGTGCAGTCAAGCGACACACCGATCATCCTGTTCATAGATGAGGCGCACACCCTGATCGGGGCGGGCGGTTCCGCCGGAACAGGAGACGCTGCAAACCTGCTTAAACCCGCGCTGGCGCGTGGCGAACTGCGCACCATCGCCGCAACAACATGGGCTGAATATAAGCAGCATATCGAACCTGATCCAGCGCTCACGCGGCGGTTTCAGGTGGTCAAGATCGACGAACCCGATGAAGCAAAAGCGATCCTTATGTGCCGCGGCGTTGCGGGCGTTTTGGAAAAGCACCATCAAGTCGAACTGCTTGATGAGGCGATAGAGGCTGCCGTGAAGCTGTCCCACCGCTATATTCCCAGCCGCCAATTGCCCGACAAGGCAATCAGCTTGCTGGATACCGCCTGTGCGCGTGTCGCAGTCAGCCAGCATGCAACTCCGGCCGAGGTCGAGGATGTCCAGCGGCGGCTGGATGCGCTGGAAATCGAGCAAGGCATAATCGAGCGGGAAGAAGCCATTGGCATCGAAGTAGCAGAGCGTAAAGCAACCGTAGAAGCATCGCTGGTTGAGGCGCATGCTGCTTTTGACGCAGCCAACTTACGGTGGGCCGCCGAAAAAGAAATGGTGGCTGAAATCCTTGACCTGCGCGCGCAATTGCGTGGCTTGGGTGCGGCTGTCGATGAAACCGGTGATCTGGGCGACGCGGACGACGACATGATGGAAGAACTGGACGCCGAAGCGCCCGCCGACACACAAGCAAATGAAACGGCAGAGAGCCCGCCGTTCGACCGTGCAGAAGCTCTTGCTACGCTCAAAGACCGGATGGGTGCATTAGCGGCGGCACAGGGGGAAACGCCGTTGATCCTGCCTTCGGTGGACAGGTTAGCAGTGGGGTCGGTTGTTCAGGACTGGACAGGCATTCCGATGGGCCGGATGCTGGCTAGCCAGACAGAACGCGCGCTGTCGCTTGCCGCAACGCTGGCTGAACGTGTGGTTGGACAAGATCACGCAATGGAAATGATCGCCGCCCGTATCCAGACCTCGGCTGCGGGGCTAAAGCCGCCGGAAAAACCCGTGGGTGTCTTCATGCTGTGCGGGCCGTCCGGTGTTGGTAAAACAGAAACCGCACTGGCACTGGCAGAGCTGATGTATGGCGGTGAGAACAACCTCATCTCCATCAACATGAGCGAGTTTCAAGAAGCGCATACTGTCTCCACCCTAAAGGGGGCACCGCCCGGCTATGTTGGCTACGGCAAGGGCGGCATATTGACCGAAGCGGTTCGCCGCAGACCCTATTCGGTCGTTCTGCTGGACGAGGTGGAGAAAGCGCACCCTGATGTGCACGAGATTTTTTTCCAAGTGTTTGATAAGGGCATGATGGATGACAGCGAAGGCCGACGGATCGATTTCAAGAACACATTGATCTTGTTAACCTCGAACGTAGGCTCTGACGAAATCATGGCGATGACGTCGGATGGCACTGAAACCGCTGATCCTCAGGAATTGAACGGGGCGCTGCGCGCGCCGCTATTGAACGTTTTTCCTGCGGCGCTTCTGGGTCGTGTTGTAACGATCCCCTATTTGCCGCTTGGGGATGCGATGATTGAGGCAATCTCGACCCACAAATTGCGCAGCTTGGCCAAACGTCTGTCTGACGGCTATGGCGCTGAGCTGGTTATCGGTGATGGCGCGCTACAGGTGATCAAAGACCGCTGCACCGAGATAGAAAGCGGCGGGCGAATGATCGATGCGATTCTGACAAATACGCTGATGCCCGAACTCAGCCGGCGGATACTGAATTATCGGCTGGACGGACGCGAGCTGTCCAAGGTGACGGTAACGGGTGGCGCTGAGGGCTTTGATTACCGCTTTGAGTGAGTGCGATTAGTTCTGCCACAACATGCAAACACCCAGACGTGCAGCATAGGATGACGGCCATGAAAGAGTGCAGAAAAGCGAAGCAATTTCGTGCGGGTGTGACCTGTTGTTCGCGCGCTCTGCTATCTGACGCGCTGATGTTTCTGATTGCCGGATCAACTTATCCAGCAGGGGGGTATCGGCGATGATTGCCCTTTCGGGTGCGATCCCTTCACAGGCAGCGCTTGTGTCTGTTGGTGGCACGGCGAATATGCTGGCGCGTTGGGACAGGTTTGTCGACACGGCCCGACCGTATCTGACAGCAGACACGTCCAAAGATGCCCGCTGTTGGCGATTTGTTTGCGCGCCCGGAATCCTGGATGCAGGTCCTGTCGCCGGTGTCTGGCGCGTCAGCCGAACAAGCCGTGGCAATACATATCCTGTTGCGGTTCTGGCCAGCGATGTAGCCGCGGACGCGAGCGATCCTTGGTTTGAAGCAGCCGATCAGATGCTGGCAGGTGCGATAGAGTACGGTCACCGTCTTGATCACATCACCGCGCACCTTCGCCAACTGCCAATCATGCAAAAGAGTACCTGCCGCGAAGACGGGGCGCGGTTCTGGTTCGAAGACTGGGAAGTCCACGAACTATATTTCCCAAACATTCATGACTTGGCGGCTGGGGGCTTCGCCCAAATGCTAGAGCCGCGTCCAGTGTTGGAGGATGGGTGATGG
This window contains:
- a CDS encoding serine/threonine-protein kinase — its product is MKDPKPSDIFQTGQVLNNTYEIEGVLGRGGTGEVYLATNQITDRKSAIKALSAQFSGNADYLELMKREEQMRNIMHDAVVRYSECSRTDDGHVFLVMDYVEGTPLSELMFERQVSDRELLIVAHRVLSGLDATHAQGIVHRDLSPDNIILRGGEAERATIIDFGIAKDTAAGARTIVGNTFAGKYEYSAPEQLDGQADFRADLYALGASLLAVARREVPDVGNNPGDVVRFKRNPLDVSGIASPLADLITLLSAPNPDDRPATALAAQDQLDRWLKPDTHKGKGPQRKKNRRAGMLASGAIAVVVIGAGIYLSGALDTVFTPALPLVSPYTLSATDGADGSTFVGHAPDADSAALLRAAYSGTTGEPAPEGAVVIADGLPDPAWPEEVAELVTLLEPLSDWQLDVADDDVALSALAPDAPTRDAMIAALQNWTTRSGMQLQSSILAGPETLNTGVLQNILAEYATCGTLSLLGAENDSYAMFDPVTVTGDLAKPEDVEAVRNVLTPMIGERALRVETTVLNSDLCAIRAVMPAATSAAVSILLGRAATGEAVMSGIYHTGENPVVDVHLPATISGASLWVIVVDNTGKVFNILPNINQTEHMIDELGMVENGLRQIRVLWPISALQDDPTRLAIQVDSESYGKSEIVAILSKTPLFDMRRPRDESVTSLAEALAETLEGREGEIVGVASRIIDARP
- the tssH gene encoding type VI secretion system ATPase TssH, translated to MSARGSNETIKRKELVGKLNATCLKSFSEAAQSAKRRGNPYVELVHFITALADTEGSDLALLMQVAGVDRHKFDGDILKATDALPHGAGSVEEFSDHIFRAIQEAWNYATFEFGDDTVRSAYVILAALKVPVLEGLLFKISLEFDKFDVASMASDLENLLSDSIERSADAAEPAASGKKKAPGGKSALDLYATNLTERARTGKMDPVVGRDPEIRQIVDILMRRKQNNPILTGEAGVGKTAVVEGFAQRLAKGDVPPQLRNVELQMLDIGLMQAGASVKGEFEKRLKAVIEEVQSSDTPIILFIDEAHTLIGAGGSAGTGDAANLLKPALARGELRTIAATTWAEYKQHIEPDPALTRRFQVVKIDEPDEAKAILMCRGVAGVLEKHHQVELLDEAIEAAVKLSHRYIPSRQLPDKAISLLDTACARVAVSQHATPAEVEDVQRRLDALEIEQGIIEREEAIGIEVAERKATVEASLVEAHAAFDAANLRWAAEKEMVAEILDLRAQLRGLGAAVDETGDLGDADDDMMEELDAEAPADTQANETAESPPFDRAEALATLKDRMGALAAAQGETPLILPSVDRLAVGSVVQDWTGIPMGRMLASQTERALSLAATLAERVVGQDHAMEMIAARIQTSAAGLKPPEKPVGVFMLCGPSGVGKTETALALAELMYGGENNLISINMSEFQEAHTVSTLKGAPPGYVGYGKGGILTEAVRRRPYSVVLLDEVEKAHPDVHEIFFQVFDKGMMDDSEGRRIDFKNTLILLTSNVGSDEIMAMTSDGTETADPQELNGALRAPLLNVFPAALLGRVVTIPYLPLGDAMIEAISTHKLRSLAKRLSDGYGAELVIGDGALQVIKDRCTEIESGGRMIDAILTNTLMPELSRRILNYRLDGRELSKVTVTGGAEGFDYRFE
- a CDS encoding TagF domain-containing protein, translating into MIALSGAIPSQAALVSVGGTANMLARWDRFVDTARPYLTADTSKDARCWRFVCAPGILDAGPVAGVWRVSRTSRGNTYPVAVLASDVAADASDPWFEAADQMLAGAIEYGHRLDHITAHLRQLPIMQKSTCREDGARFWFEDWEVHELYFPNIHDLAAGGFAQMLEPRPVLEDG